A single region of the Microlunatus panaciterrae genome encodes:
- a CDS encoding sodium:solute symporter family protein — protein MTQLDVNPMDFVILGIYFALVVAIGFLARRAIATSEDFLLSGRSLPAWVTGLAFISANLGAIEILGMAANGAKYGISTVHFYWIGAVPAMVFLGLVMMPFYYGSRVRSVPEYLLRRFNPATHLVNALSFALAAVLTAGVNLYALALVIKALLGWPTWASILIAAGFVLAYITLGGLSGAIYNEVLQFFVILAGLIPLVIIGLKDVGGWSGLKERVSSKSALGADAFSTWAGTGVGHWTNPLGDWIGIVMGLGFVLSFGYWTTNFAEVQRALSAKNLSAAERTPLIGAFPKIFIPAVTIIPGLIAIAILPKFGQKGSGTDYNDAIPILMNHYLPNGALGLALAGLLAAFMAGMAANVSSFNTVFTYDIWQSYIRKNFPDHYYLNVGRIVTVVGIMIGVGTAFIASGYSNIMDYIQLLFSFFNAPLFATFIIAMFWKRCSPWAGFAGLIAGTAGAGIFHLIGPNIAYFHAGQTMSGEPNAQMINFFGAITAFVADAVVTVIVTLVTPPKPVAQLAGLVYGVPDPNAGDPHEGYVRRWWESPKLLGFTALGIVLVLSIIFA, from the coding sequence ATGACTCAGCTTGATGTGAACCCGATGGACTTCGTGATCCTGGGGATCTACTTCGCTCTTGTGGTGGCGATCGGTTTCCTTGCCAGGCGCGCGATCGCCACCAGCGAGGACTTCCTGCTGTCCGGCCGATCCCTGCCGGCCTGGGTCACCGGGCTGGCCTTCATCTCGGCCAACCTCGGCGCGATCGAGATCCTGGGGATGGCGGCCAACGGCGCCAAGTACGGCATCTCGACGGTGCACTTCTATTGGATCGGTGCCGTCCCGGCGATGGTCTTCCTGGGCCTGGTGATGATGCCGTTCTACTACGGCTCTCGAGTACGCAGCGTGCCCGAGTATCTGCTGCGCCGCTTCAACCCGGCGACGCATCTGGTCAACGCCCTCAGCTTCGCCCTGGCCGCGGTGCTCACCGCAGGCGTCAACCTGTACGCGCTGGCGTTGGTGATCAAGGCACTGCTGGGCTGGCCCACCTGGGCCTCGATCCTGATCGCTGCCGGCTTCGTGCTGGCCTACATCACGTTGGGCGGCCTGTCCGGAGCCATCTACAACGAGGTGCTGCAGTTCTTCGTGATCTTGGCCGGTCTGATCCCGCTGGTGATCATCGGTCTGAAGGACGTCGGTGGCTGGAGCGGGCTGAAGGAACGGGTCAGCAGCAAGAGCGCCCTCGGCGCGGACGCGTTCTCCACCTGGGCAGGCACCGGTGTCGGCCACTGGACCAACCCGTTGGGTGACTGGATCGGCATTGTGATGGGGCTGGGATTCGTGCTGTCCTTCGGCTACTGGACCACCAACTTCGCCGAGGTGCAGAGGGCACTGTCGGCGAAGAACCTGTCCGCGGCGGAACGGACCCCGTTGATCGGGGCGTTCCCGAAGATCTTCATCCCGGCCGTGACCATCATCCCCGGTCTGATCGCCATCGCCATCCTGCCCAAGTTCGGCCAGAAGGGCTCCGGGACCGACTACAACGACGCGATCCCGATCCTGATGAACCACTACCTGCCGAACGGCGCCCTCGGTCTGGCCCTGGCCGGTCTGCTGGCCGCCTTCATGGCGGGCATGGCAGCCAACGTCAGCTCGTTCAACACCGTCTTCACCTACGACATCTGGCAGTCCTACATCCGCAAGAACTTCCCGGACCACTACTACCTCAACGTGGGTCGGATCGTAACCGTGGTCGGCATCATGATCGGCGTCGGTACGGCGTTCATCGCCTCCGGCTACAGCAACATCATGGACTACATCCAGCTGCTGTTCTCGTTCTTCAACGCACCGTTGTTCGCCACCTTCATCATCGCGATGTTCTGGAAGCGCTGCTCGCCGTGGGCCGGTTTCGCCGGGCTGATCGCCGGCACCGCCGGTGCCGGCATCTTCCACCTGATCGGCCCGAACATCGCCTACTTCCACGCCGGCCAGACCATGTCCGGCGAACCCAATGCCCAGATGATCAACTTCTTCGGCGCCATCACGGCCTTCGTCGCCGATGCGGTGGTCACCGTGATCGTCACCCTGGTGACCCCGCCCAAGCCGGTCGCCCAGCTCGCCGGTCTGGTCTACGGCGTGCCGGACCCCAACGCCGGCGACCCGCACGAAGGCTATGTCCGACGGTGGTGGGAGTCGCCGAAGCTGTTGGGCTTCACCGCACTCGGCATCGTCCTCGTCCTGTCCATCATCTTCGCCTGA
- a CDS encoding PH domain-containing protein produces MEELFAPPELEWRRLSPGYRTLLRVSTLIWVPAVSVVAGVVIGLLTDEWWIPAAIWVAGLVLLATRWAIADRRWRSWGYVEREDDLYITHGVLFRSLVAVPYGRMQLVEVGTGPLQRALGLATVTLVTAAAATDASIPGLTPAEATRLRDRLTELGEARSSGL; encoded by the coding sequence ATGGAAGAACTCTTTGCGCCCCCCGAACTCGAGTGGCGGCGCCTGTCGCCGGGCTACCGGACGCTGCTGAGAGTCTCGACGCTGATCTGGGTTCCGGCGGTCTCTGTCGTCGCCGGTGTGGTGATCGGCCTGTTGACCGACGAGTGGTGGATCCCGGCGGCAATCTGGGTGGCCGGCCTCGTCCTGCTCGCCACCCGATGGGCCATAGCCGATCGGCGCTGGCGGTCCTGGGGCTATGTCGAGCGCGAGGATGACCTCTACATCACCCACGGCGTCCTGTTCCGCTCACTCGTCGCCGTGCCGTACGGCCGGATGCAGCTGGTCGAGGTGGGCACCGGGCCGTTGCAGCGGGCGCTCGGTCTCGCCACCGTCACCCTGGTGACGGCCGCAGCGGCCACCGACGCCTCGATCCCGGGCCTTACCCCCGCCGAGGCGACCCGGTTGCGTGACCGACTGACCGAGCTGGGCGAGGCCCGTTCCTCCGGCCTATGA
- the argS gene encoding arginine--tRNA ligase, with amino-acid sequence MSSLPSLLTARVEAVAGIDPELRPATKPQFGHFQSNVALRLAKTEGRPPREVAQRIVDALEVDDLCEPLEIAGPGFINFRLRSSVLARAVSEQLADPRSGVLEAEQPSTVVIDYSAPNVAKQMHVGHLRSTIIGDCLNRVLRAVGHTVIAQNHIGDWGTQFGMLVEQILEDQIDVAELDLASAEALYTKANAHFKSDDAFANRARARVVALQSGDAETREIWQQLIDISLAGFNAAYARLGVLLTDDDLAGESTYNDDLAAVAAELEADGTAVIDDGALCVFVEGFNSPMIVRKRDGGFGYATSDLAAVRRRVRELGAHRIIYVVGAPQSFHFDQVFAVARKAGFLPDTVSAEHVAFGQVLGPDGKKFSTREGTAVTLNTLLDAAEEKAAPAIALAAVKYADLSTGLNKDYVFDVDRMVATTGNTGPYLQYAHARVCQVLRKAEAEGLVDQQQITVLDEPAEQSLALLLTRFGETVEEVAATLQPHKLCTYLYDVSGALAVFYEQCPVLKSEGEVRASRLALCQATRKVLAEGLDLLGIEALERM; translated from the coding sequence GTGTCGTCACTTCCATCCCTGCTGACTGCCAGGGTCGAGGCCGTTGCCGGTATCGACCCGGAGCTCAGGCCCGCCACCAAGCCGCAGTTCGGTCATTTCCAGTCCAATGTTGCGTTGCGGTTGGCGAAGACCGAGGGCCGGCCGCCGCGCGAGGTCGCTCAGCGGATCGTGGACGCACTGGAGGTGGACGACCTCTGCGAGCCGCTCGAGATCGCCGGACCCGGGTTCATCAACTTCCGGCTGCGGTCCTCGGTGCTGGCTCGGGCGGTCAGCGAGCAGCTCGCCGACCCGCGCTCGGGTGTGCTGGAGGCCGAACAGCCCAGTACGGTCGTGATCGACTACTCGGCCCCCAACGTCGCCAAGCAGATGCATGTCGGGCACCTCCGCTCGACGATCATCGGAGACTGCCTGAACCGAGTGCTCCGCGCCGTGGGGCACACCGTGATCGCGCAGAACCACATCGGTGACTGGGGAACCCAGTTCGGCATGCTGGTGGAGCAGATCCTCGAAGATCAAATTGACGTCGCCGAGCTGGACCTGGCCAGTGCCGAGGCCCTGTACACGAAGGCCAACGCGCACTTCAAGTCTGACGACGCGTTCGCCAACCGGGCCCGCGCGCGGGTGGTGGCGCTGCAGTCCGGCGATGCGGAGACCCGGGAGATCTGGCAACAGCTGATCGACATCTCACTGGCCGGTTTCAATGCCGCGTACGCCAGGCTGGGCGTACTGCTCACCGATGATGATCTTGCCGGGGAGTCGACGTACAACGATGATCTTGCTGCGGTGGCGGCCGAGCTGGAGGCCGACGGGACGGCAGTGATCGACGACGGCGCACTGTGCGTCTTCGTCGAGGGCTTCAACTCGCCCATGATCGTCCGGAAGCGGGACGGCGGGTTCGGCTACGCCACCAGCGATCTGGCCGCTGTCCGGCGCCGGGTCCGCGAGCTCGGTGCACATCGGATCATCTACGTCGTTGGCGCGCCGCAGTCGTTCCACTTCGACCAGGTGTTCGCGGTCGCGCGCAAGGCCGGCTTCCTGCCCGACACCGTCTCGGCCGAGCACGTCGCCTTCGGTCAGGTGCTCGGTCCTGACGGGAAGAAGTTCTCCACCCGGGAAGGGACAGCCGTCACCCTCAACACGCTGCTGGACGCGGCCGAGGAGAAGGCGGCGCCGGCGATCGCCTTGGCGGCGGTCAAGTACGCCGACCTGTCGACGGGGCTGAACAAGGACTACGTCTTCGACGTCGACCGGATGGTCGCCACCACCGGCAACACCGGCCCGTACCTGCAGTACGCCCACGCCCGCGTCTGCCAGGTGCTGCGCAAGGCGGAGGCGGAGGGCCTGGTCGACCAGCAGCAGATCACGGTGCTGGACGAGCCCGCGGAGCAGAGCCTGGCCCTGCTGCTGACGCGGTTCGGCGAGACCGTCGAGGAGGTGGCGGCGACCCTGCAGCCGCACAAGCTGTGCACCTACCTCTACGACGTGTCCGGCGCGCTGGCCGTGTTCTACGAGCAGTGCCCGGTGCTGAAGTCCGAGGGCGAGGTGCGCGCGTCCCGGCTGGCCCTCTGCCAGGCCACCCGCAAGGTCCTCGCCGAGGGCCTGGACCTGCTCGGCATTGAAGCCCTGGAGCGCATGTAG
- a CDS encoding PH domain-containing protein, whose translation MSETPSDIHGSDVDQATDPIRLPNPAPSAQQATAAAGVKQTERPHPLTPFIRGWVVLVAVVLGFGREMVPDGSNDRYQVSDLHWILPLVAVAVVFAGLAGFINWYFTRFVIDDEELRIETGALFKNSKRISFERLQSIDVLQPLAARMFGLAELRLEVGAGDSTTKLRYLSRSSATQLRDYLLARAHGERTSVADTAARPPASPLTDLSTAERPLVTISPQRLVGGFLLSSDWLLTVGAVLVLFVVTTVFQVVPYALPGLIPLVIGGLSMISRRVFAQFNFTLAESGRGLRVSRGLTNLASQSVPVDRIQGLRISQSILWRPFDWYRVDVDILGYGSQGGDDNQSDATSVLLPVATTAELRVALRRVLPGVDLDAVVLERPPRRVRWIRPFDGWTLRYGYDDRVIVSEHGWLIHHRNVVPHAKTQSVRIEQGPLQRSMSLASVHVDTPKGPVNLVAQHLAVSSARRLALTQLDRAATARRAATPAPRHTGTDPTLAPFGDEETVLARFGIGTDQFLGAGGESRVFALDDSRVLRLYHADSDQRGSEPTRHEEALASLYRGWAGVDIGLELPQILEVGQLEGRRFSIDRRMSGRDFSGWLASAPEGERRIALDSFLDAALALQGLPLPAVADAAQPAFARLLGDEPRRFASLADLLDSQLELATRLGFVELRHELPHADHVLARLRRDIAERVCRPALVHGDLGPGNAYVSRRPDGSVVVTGIGDFSPHTLAADPLMDVTGAIAFLELEHYPGADADAQWLLQVARERLGDDIAHWVDVYRRFYAVYYSMDPAVHPWSLRQLRGR comes from the coding sequence ATGAGCGAGACCCCATCGGACATCCACGGCAGCGACGTCGACCAGGCGACCGACCCGATCCGCCTGCCCAACCCCGCACCGAGCGCCCAGCAGGCCACTGCCGCTGCTGGGGTGAAGCAGACTGAGCGGCCGCACCCGCTCACACCCTTCATCCGTGGCTGGGTGGTGCTGGTCGCGGTGGTGCTGGGCTTCGGGCGGGAGATGGTTCCCGACGGCAGCAACGACCGGTACCAGGTGTCCGACCTGCACTGGATCCTGCCGCTGGTCGCGGTGGCGGTCGTCTTCGCCGGCCTGGCCGGCTTCATCAACTGGTACTTCACCCGGTTCGTGATCGACGACGAGGAGCTGCGGATCGAGACCGGCGCGCTGTTCAAGAACTCCAAGCGCATCTCTTTCGAACGGCTGCAGTCGATCGACGTGCTCCAGCCGCTGGCGGCCCGAATGTTCGGTCTGGCCGAGCTGCGCCTGGAGGTCGGGGCCGGAGACAGCACCACCAAGCTGAGATACCTCTCCCGCTCCTCGGCGACCCAGCTGCGTGACTATCTTCTGGCCCGGGCCCACGGCGAGCGGACCAGCGTCGCCGACACGGCCGCGCGTCCGCCGGCCAGCCCCCTCACGGATCTGAGCACGGCAGAGCGGCCGCTGGTGACGATCTCGCCGCAACGGCTCGTCGGCGGGTTCCTGCTCTCCAGCGACTGGCTGCTCACCGTAGGCGCCGTCCTGGTCCTGTTCGTCGTCACCACCGTTTTCCAGGTGGTCCCCTACGCGCTGCCCGGCCTGATCCCGCTCGTCATCGGCGGACTGTCGATGATCAGCCGCCGAGTGTTCGCCCAGTTCAACTTCACCCTGGCCGAGTCGGGTCGTGGGCTCCGGGTGAGCCGCGGGCTGACCAACCTGGCCAGCCAGTCGGTACCGGTCGACCGGATCCAGGGTCTGCGGATCTCCCAGTCGATCCTCTGGCGACCCTTCGACTGGTACCGGGTCGACGTGGACATCCTCGGGTACGGCTCCCAGGGCGGTGACGACAACCAGTCCGACGCGACCAGTGTGCTGCTGCCGGTGGCGACCACCGCTGAACTGCGGGTCGCGCTCCGCCGGGTGCTGCCTGGAGTGGACCTGGACGCTGTCGTGCTCGAACGTCCGCCGAGACGGGTCCGCTGGATCCGGCCCTTCGACGGCTGGACGCTGCGGTACGGGTACGACGACCGGGTGATCGTCAGCGAGCACGGCTGGCTCATCCACCACCGCAACGTGGTGCCGCATGCCAAGACGCAGTCGGTGAGGATCGAGCAGGGGCCGCTGCAGCGTTCGATGTCGCTGGCCAGTGTGCATGTCGACACCCCCAAGGGCCCGGTGAACCTGGTGGCCCAGCATCTGGCTGTCAGCAGCGCCCGGCGCCTCGCGCTGACTCAGCTGGACCGGGCCGCCACGGCACGGAGAGCGGCCACGCCGGCCCCTCGACACACCGGCACAGACCCGACGCTCGCACCGTTCGGGGACGAGGAGACGGTGCTGGCCCGATTCGGCATCGGCACCGACCAGTTCCTCGGCGCCGGCGGTGAGTCACGCGTCTTCGCCCTGGACGACAGCCGGGTGCTGCGGCTCTACCACGCGGATTCTGATCAGCGCGGCTCTGAGCCGACCCGCCATGAAGAGGCCCTGGCGTCGCTCTATCGCGGCTGGGCCGGGGTCGACATCGGCCTCGAGCTGCCGCAGATCCTGGAGGTCGGCCAACTGGAGGGTCGCCGCTTCAGTATTGACCGCCGAATGTCGGGCCGCGACTTCTCGGGCTGGCTGGCCTCGGCTCCGGAGGGTGAGCGCCGGATCGCGCTGGACAGCTTCCTCGACGCCGCACTGGCCCTGCAAGGGTTGCCGCTGCCCGCCGTCGCCGATGCGGCGCAGCCTGCGTTTGCGCGGCTGCTCGGAGACGAGCCGCGCCGGTTCGCCTCCCTCGCAGACCTGCTCGACTCCCAGCTCGAGCTGGCCACCCGCCTCGGTTTCGTCGAGCTGCGCCATGAGCTGCCGCACGCCGACCACGTCCTGGCCAGACTCCGTCGGGACATCGCCGAACGGGTCTGCCGGCCGGCGCTGGTGCACGGCGACCTGGGCCCGGGCAACGCCTACGTCAGCCGTCGCCCGGACGGCTCCGTGGTGGTGACCGGCATCGGTGACTTCAGCCCGCACACGCTGGCCGCCGACCCGCTGATGGATGTCACCGGGGCGATCGCCTTCCTCGAGCTCGAGCACTATCCGGGGGCGGACGCCGACGCGCAGTGGCTGCTGCAGGTGGCCAGGGAGCGGCTCGGCGACGACATCGCGCACTGGGTCGATGTCTACCGCCGCTTCTACGCCGTCTACTACTCGATGGACCCTGCCGTGCACCCGTGGAGCCTGCGGCAGCTGCGCGGGCGCTGA
- the ppgK gene encoding polyphosphate--glucose phosphotransferase, whose amino-acid sequence MSDRFVLGIDIGGSGIKGAPVDLETGELTADRLRIETPKKSTPKNVAKVVAEVVAHFADQIGTGPIGVTIPAVVTHGMTRSAANIDKAWIDCEAEKLMEDHLGRDIYLVNDADAAGVAEVHYGAAKNHPGLVLLTTLGTGIGSALLYRGVLIPNSELGHLEIDGHDAESQAAASVKDNLGLSYDEYVPRLQRYYEVVERLFWPDLIVVGGGVSRKADKFLPKLKLNTKIVPAELRNTAGIVGAAWLANDKLVHPDLLR is encoded by the coding sequence ATGAGCGATCGTTTCGTACTCGGCATCGACATCGGCGGCAGCGGCATCAAGGGGGCGCCGGTCGACCTCGAGACCGGCGAACTGACGGCTGATCGGCTGCGCATCGAGACACCGAAGAAGTCGACTCCGAAGAACGTGGCGAAAGTGGTCGCCGAGGTTGTGGCGCATTTCGCCGACCAGATCGGCACCGGCCCGATCGGCGTCACCATCCCGGCGGTGGTGACGCATGGCATGACCCGGTCCGCGGCCAACATCGACAAGGCGTGGATCGACTGCGAGGCAGAGAAGCTGATGGAGGATCACCTCGGTCGCGACATCTACCTGGTCAACGATGCCGATGCGGCCGGGGTCGCCGAGGTGCACTACGGCGCCGCGAAAAACCATCCGGGACTGGTCCTGTTGACCACGCTGGGTACCGGCATCGGCAGCGCGCTGCTCTACCGCGGGGTGCTGATCCCCAACTCCGAGCTGGGCCACCTCGAGATCGACGGGCACGACGCGGAGAGCCAGGCCGCGGCGAGCGTGAAGGACAACCTGGGGCTGTCCTATGACGAGTACGTGCCACGCCTGCAGCGCTACTACGAGGTCGTCGAGCGACTGTTCTGGCCGGACCTGATCGTCGTCGGCGGTGGGGTGAGCCGCAAGGCGGACAAGTTCCTGCCGAAGCTCAAGCTCAACACCAAGATCGTTCCCGCAGAGCTGCGCAACACCGCCGGAATCGTCGGGGCGGCGTGGCTGGCCAACGACAAGCTCGTGCACCCCGACCTGCTCCGGTGA
- a CDS encoding DUF1707 SHOCT-like domain-containing protein: MDSGSLRASDADRDQVAGVLHAAYAEGRITRDEHDERMSALLSARTFAELEALTADLVATSPRSAPTMAPDSGLDEPDRLTAVLSDVKRVGRWRMRRLTIAHAFMASVRLDLTEATLDAPVLEISGTTFLGSLVLRVPPGTTIRDESTKVLGGSSIKGIGDPDPSRPTIVITGINILGDVKVRGPKGPSVWRKALA, translated from the coding sequence ATGGATTCGGGCAGCCTACGGGCCTCCGACGCGGACCGCGACCAGGTGGCGGGAGTCCTGCACGCCGCCTACGCCGAGGGTCGGATCACCCGCGACGAGCACGATGAGCGGATGAGTGCGTTGCTGTCGGCGCGGACCTTCGCCGAGCTTGAGGCGTTGACCGCAGACCTGGTGGCGACGTCGCCTCGCTCCGCGCCGACCATGGCACCCGACAGCGGCCTCGACGAACCCGACCGGCTGACCGCCGTCCTGTCCGACGTGAAGCGGGTCGGCAGGTGGCGGATGCGGCGTTTGACCATCGCCCACGCGTTCATGGCCTCGGTACGCCTCGATCTGACCGAGGCGACGCTGGATGCGCCGGTGCTGGAGATCAGTGGCACCACCTTCCTGGGCAGCCTGGTCCTCCGAGTGCCACCCGGCACCACGATCCGGGACGAGTCCACCAAGGTCCTGGGCGGCTCCTCGATCAAGGGCATCGGCGACCCCGACCCCAGTCGCCCGACGATCGTGATCACCGGAATCAACATCCTGGGCGACGTGAAGGTGCGAGGGCCCAAGGGACCATCGGTTTGGCGCAAGGCCCTAGCCTGA
- a CDS encoding glycosyltransferase family 61 protein, protein MARTRGRPFRRRVRWLAGRAVDSVLAHPGPIRPMTEALIQRVEWHLAQSGQLPARATEADRPRISDVMLRRLVAQFTGRDPRRIAIFGADPADQLADLVLQRWAGVTVIVISTEPPAGSSGEASPDRLIRCEALKGASALHAALAAYGPYDALVDATGTMPHQQLDRLRRTFFQLRRGGAYLALTEEGVAPDGSQQVDAPPGKESLADFIGRLAEAKLRGRNAVLALPAADRGFGDGVRTILVQNGVLEMVNALHSLAKMRYTEMDQVMLRRPELGSVLQRRPALTFTSPSTVTTSQPHLDGLFPRAFEVPSLALRDYGRTVCAPHQVLIKDGMLLPDTYRHFQNRRLRNRHLDEVTMEFARYPKKLSARNTLPGEYFFLGSEYPQHFGHVMTEQLSRLWAWPEAKRRFPGLKALVQLRSDRTELAKFERAVFAAAGIAPEDLIGTHGVVQVEKMLAATPMLVNFRYVDPGLAQQWDRIGDALSAEATGTDYPAKIFISRRGITKRECRNAAEVEAVFHSHGFMIISPQDYPLAEQVMMFRRAEVIGGFAGSGLFGIGFSREPKQVIMIRSESYTAGNEYLLCSIRGHRLDVIWCDPEARHPAGRWEHDAFQSGYSFDFERDGAFLDSLLADS, encoded by the coding sequence ATGGCGCGTACACGAGGACGACCCTTCCGCCGGCGCGTGCGCTGGCTGGCGGGTCGGGCGGTCGACTCGGTGCTGGCCCACCCCGGCCCGATACGCCCGATGACCGAGGCCCTCATCCAGCGGGTCGAGTGGCACCTCGCCCAGTCGGGCCAGCTCCCTGCCCGGGCGACCGAGGCTGACCGTCCGCGCATCAGTGACGTAATGCTCCGGAGGCTGGTCGCACAGTTCACCGGCCGGGACCCGCGCCGGATCGCCATCTTCGGGGCCGACCCTGCGGACCAGTTGGCCGATCTCGTCCTCCAGCGGTGGGCGGGCGTCACTGTCATCGTGATCAGTACCGAGCCGCCGGCTGGATCCAGCGGTGAGGCCTCACCTGACCGGTTGATCCGCTGCGAAGCCCTCAAGGGCGCGTCCGCCCTGCATGCAGCGCTGGCGGCGTACGGACCTTACGACGCCCTTGTCGACGCCACCGGGACCATGCCACATCAGCAGCTCGACCGGCTCCGCCGGACCTTCTTCCAACTCAGGCGTGGGGGTGCCTACCTGGCACTGACCGAGGAAGGCGTCGCCCCCGACGGCAGCCAGCAGGTCGATGCCCCGCCCGGCAAGGAGAGTCTGGCCGACTTCATCGGCCGGCTCGCGGAGGCCAAGCTGCGTGGTCGAAACGCGGTGCTGGCGCTGCCAGCCGCCGACCGGGGCTTCGGCGACGGAGTACGTACGATTCTCGTCCAGAACGGCGTGCTCGAGATGGTCAATGCGCTGCACTCCCTGGCCAAGATGCGCTACACCGAGATGGACCAGGTGATGCTGCGCCGCCCGGAGTTGGGGTCCGTACTCCAGCGACGTCCGGCCCTGACCTTCACCTCCCCGAGCACGGTGACAACCAGCCAGCCGCACCTGGATGGTCTCTTCCCTCGCGCGTTCGAGGTGCCCAGCCTTGCCCTCCGCGACTACGGCCGGACCGTCTGTGCTCCGCACCAGGTGCTGATCAAGGACGGCATGCTGCTCCCCGACACCTACCGTCACTTCCAGAACCGTCGATTGCGCAACCGCCATCTCGATGAGGTCACCATGGAATTCGCCCGCTACCCCAAGAAGCTGTCGGCGCGGAACACTCTGCCGGGAGAGTACTTCTTCCTGGGCTCGGAGTACCCCCAACACTTCGGGCACGTGATGACCGAGCAGCTGTCCCGACTGTGGGCCTGGCCGGAGGCGAAGCGGCGGTTCCCCGGGCTCAAGGCGCTGGTCCAGCTGCGGTCCGATCGCACCGAGCTGGCCAAATTCGAGCGGGCCGTCTTCGCCGCGGCCGGGATCGCACCCGAGGATCTGATCGGCACCCACGGCGTGGTCCAGGTGGAGAAGATGCTGGCCGCGACCCCGATGCTCGTCAACTTCCGCTACGTGGACCCTGGTCTTGCCCAGCAGTGGGATCGAATCGGCGACGCGTTGTCGGCGGAGGCTACCGGGACGGACTACCCGGCCAAGATCTTCATCTCCCGAAGGGGTATCACCAAGCGTGAGTGTCGCAACGCTGCCGAGGTGGAGGCGGTGTTCCACAGCCATGGGTTCATGATCATTTCCCCCCAGGACTACCCGCTAGCGGAGCAGGTGATGATGTTCAGGCGGGCCGAGGTGATCGGCGGCTTCGCTGGCAGCGGCCTGTTCGGCATCGGGTTCAGTCGAGAGCCCAAGCAGGTGATCATGATCCGCTCGGAGAGCTACACCGCCGGCAACGAGTATCTGCTTTGCTCGATCCGTGGCCATCGGCTGGACGTGATCTGGTGCGATCCGGAAGCCCGTCATCCCGCGGGGCGTTGGGAACATGACGCTTTCCAGTCCGGCTACAGCTTCGACTTCGAACGGGACGGAGCCTTTCTGGACAGCCTGCTGGCGGACAGCTGA
- a CDS encoding DUF1707 domain-containing protein, with translation MSSPAIPEPSGVPEPSDVGPVAGGNLRASDADREQVATVLNTAYAEGRLSREEHDQRLTAVLAARTFDDLIPITRDLVFTGPVTPNGLAGQPQQGSLIDTRDAHTEPERLVAIFGGASRKGKWRVRKHTQVFALFGGIDLDLREAVFEDPVVELSGIWCFGGLDIKVPAGIEVRDQTAGIFGGTDIKDVGDHQAGAPVLVVKGLSLFGGVSIRGPKPDKGSGGWPRGR, from the coding sequence GTGAGTAGTCCAGCCATCCCCGAGCCCTCCGGCGTTCCCGAGCCCTCCGACGTCGGTCCGGTGGCAGGCGGCAACCTGCGCGCCTCCGACGCCGACCGCGAACAGGTCGCCACCGTCCTCAACACGGCGTACGCCGAGGGCAGGTTGAGCCGTGAGGAGCACGACCAGCGGCTGACCGCCGTACTTGCCGCCAGGACCTTCGACGACCTGATCCCGATCACTCGGGATCTCGTGTTCACCGGCCCGGTCACGCCGAACGGACTGGCCGGCCAGCCCCAGCAGGGATCACTGATCGACACCCGCGACGCCCACACCGAGCCGGAACGGCTGGTCGCGATCTTCGGTGGCGCGAGCCGCAAGGGAAAGTGGCGGGTCCGCAAGCACACCCAGGTGTTCGCCCTGTTCGGCGGCATCGACCTGGACCTGCGGGAGGCCGTCTTCGAGGACCCGGTGGTTGAGCTCTCGGGCATCTGGTGTTTCGGCGGCCTCGACATCAAGGTGCCGGCCGGGATCGAGGTGCGGGACCAGACGGCGGGCATCTTCGGCGGCACAGACATCAAGGACGTCGGGGATCACCAGGCGGGTGCCCCGGTACTCGTGGTGAAAGGACTGTCGCTGTTCGGCGGAGTGTCCATCAGAGGACCGAAGCCGGACAAGGGCTCGGGCGGCTGGCCCAGAGGGCGATGA